A region of Nostoc sp. 'Peltigera membranacea cyanobiont' N6 DNA encodes the following proteins:
- a CDS encoding DUF1830 domain-containing protein yields MAQILDPLPPEQSGKILCCYINATSKIQVARICNIPNWYFERVVFPGQRLVFEAPRKGQLEIHTGMMASAILSDKIPCDRLMLEEPSNYEFDTDSSSGIDPINTKSLVQQINTNTGDSIKPLQVAL; encoded by the coding sequence ATGGCTCAAATATTAGATCCTCTACCACCTGAACAATCAGGAAAAATTCTCTGCTGCTACATTAATGCCACGAGCAAAATACAGGTAGCTCGCATCTGCAACATTCCCAACTGGTACTTTGAAAGGGTTGTTTTCCCTGGACAACGTTTAGTTTTTGAAGCTCCACGAAAAGGTCAATTGGAGATTCATACAGGGATGATGGCAAGTGCAATTTTATCAGATAAGATTCCGTGCGATCGCCTGATGCTCGAAGAACCCAGTAATTATGAGTTTGATACAGACTCATCATCTGGAATAGACCCCATTAATACCAAATCATTGGTGCAGCAAATTAATACAAACACCGGAGATAGTATAAAACCCCT